The genomic stretch CCCAGTTGCGCTGGTCCGTGCGGGCGTACGCGCGAATTGCCGTATTTATAGAACGATTCGTTCGTTCTACCGGGTTAGCCTGCGAATGATATCTCGAATTCAGCCAATGTGTAACATTTGTTTCTTTTAGGAACCGGCTGAATTCTCTGGAGATGAACGTCGAACCATTATCGCTCAACAGGATTTCCGGACTTCCATGGCGGTTGAACCATTGTTCGCGAAGGGTCGCACAAAGTGAGGCGCTGCAAATTTTGCGAACGGGGGTCAACATTACGTACTTGCTGAAGACGTCGAGGACGACTAGCAAGTGTTGATTGCCCCGTTTGCTTCGAGGAAGTGGGCCCATGTAGTCCACCGAAATCATCTGCCACGGTGCACCGGTTGTGCGTGACTGACCCATTCCTGGTTGGACTGAGGTAAATGGTGCTTTTATCTCTTTGCAGGTCCCACATTGGCGAATACATTCGCGAACTTCTGGTCCCATACGAGGCCAAAAATAGCGTTTTTGAACCTCGTGAATCGTTTTATCGTAACCCACATGAAGCAATTCATCGTGGGTACGTTGCACGATTTTTTCTCGACACTCGGGAGTTGGGACCAATTTCCAACTAAACCGAGAGCCGAATGGTACGCTTTTGGAGGCCACGTATTTGAAATGTTTACCATCTTCGACTTTAAAGTCAGGATAATCATCAGGATTATCTGAAACTTTAGACTTCATGGAACAATACCAGTCTGAGGTGGACAATGCCGAAATGGCTGCTACAGCACGGGATAAGGCATCTGGAACGACATTGTCCTTACCTTTCCGGTGCTCAATGGACATGTCGTAGAGTTGTAGTTCCAAACTTCACCGACCCAGGCGCGAACTGGTTTTCCAGTATCCAGGTAATGGCTGATGAATCAGTGACAAGTCGAAAATGATAACCTTCCAAGTAACCTCGAAAGTGTTCAACCGCCATAATCACCGCCAGACCTTCCTTTTCGGTAGCGTGGTAATTCCGTTGGGGAGTGGTTAGCTTATGTGAAAAATAAGCTACCACTTTTTCCCCCTCTGGATGTTCTTGCACCAGAACAGCCGCGACAGCAGTGTCACTGGCATCTGTCTGCAGAATAAATTCCTTCGAAAAATCTGGCGGGACAAGCACTGGAGGAGTGACTAAAAGTTCCTTTACCTTCAGGAACGCGAGTTCTGCTTCGGAGTTCCAGACAATATTCTTGGCCTTTGTTTTCAAGAGGTCGGTCAAAGGTGCGGTTACCTCACTAAACCGATCAATGAAACGCCGGTAGTAGCCGCACATTCCAAGGAATCGGCGCAGTTTAGTAACCGTCACCGGCCGCTCGTAATCGAGTATCGGCTGAATTTCGTCAGGGTTGACCTTTAGACCTTCCTGATTCAACAGATAGccaagaaattttaactctgGAACCCCAAAACGGGATTTAGCCAGGTTTATCGTCAGATTGGCTCTCGAACGTTTCGCTTATGATATCATCTAGGTAAACAAAAATGTACGGTTACAGCTTTCCTCGTCCTAACACCTGGTCCATCAGACGTGCCAGAGTGGCAGGTCTGTTAACGAGACCGAAGGGTAGACGAGTAAATTGAAACATACCCCTGCCGGGCACACTGAAAGCAGTAAACTTACGACTGCCCTTAGCCAACGGAACCTGGAGAAAAGCCTCCTTTAAGTCTATTGTAGACAGGTACTTGGCTTTAGGCAGGCTTCCTAAAATGCGCCCGGGATGGGGCAGAGGGTATGCATCACGTACTGTACGCTCATTAAGAGGCCGGGCATCTAGACAAAGCCGAATTGAGTCGTCTGGTTTGGTCACAGCGACAATATTCAAAGACCAATCGGAATCTGACTCTTCAATATTACCCATAGAACGCCAACGGTCGACTTCTTCCCAGACTTTAGACAGTTTTCTTGGGCTCATTTCATAAGGATATCGACAAACAGGCGCGGCACTTTGGAATTCTTCCCTAATTACGATCCTGTGCTCTGTTAGCGAGGTCGTGTTCAATTTTCCGGGCACTACAGCCTGAAAACAGGTCGTAACCTGTTCGATACAGGCCATCTGTTCCGGAGTAAGTATAGACTCACTCGGAGCATCAATCTCTACTTCTCCGTCCCGTTCCGAACCTGAGTTCAACAGAGCACAAGTTTGCAACTCGGGTGTTATTCCAAAGGCGCGCCAAAAGTCCATACCGAGTAttgaagaaactgttaattgctCCACTACAAGGGTGCAAATAACCTTTGTCTTGTTTTGGAAAGTGTACGGAAGATATATTTGTCCAAGGATCGGTAAGGTCTGTCCATTTGCCGAACGAAGTTCAACTGGCCTTTCCAAACCTTTCAATGGACTTTTGGAAAACTTTCGGTACAACTTTTCGGTGATAATGGTGGCATTACTACCACTGTCGAGCAAAGCCTTGAAGGACTGGCCATATACTGCGACAAAAACGAAAGGACGATTATCGGACGGATCATCGAGGATGATGGTTTCAACAAACAACGGATCACGATAATCCTCATCATGAGCTGGTCGAAAACTGTTGTAAATTTGGGGGTCTAATTTTAGGCTTTCTATGGGGCGCACATCCTTACACAACTGCGACTTTAGTTGGTACGAATCCCGTTTTTAAGCAGTAGGGACAGCGAGAGACATCGAAACCCTTGAATCCACACAAAATACAGAAGACGCGTCTAGGATTTTTGCACGCCTCATGCTCGTGTCCAGTACCACCGCAGTTGTAACAGACTCCGAGACTAGGAGGTCGATGCTGTTCCACCAGATAGTCGAGACAAATCGCCGGTTTTTGTTTGGATTCCGGTTTCGAATTTCTCTCGACAAGATTCTTTTCCGTCTGAACACCTGGCtttttcttcgtgttttcagaCGGCGTTTTGGAAGCAAAATTATCCTTTTGGGAATTTTTGCTCCAGAATGTTTTGGTTTCAATGTGGCTGTTATTCGAACCACCTCCCTTTCTGTTTTGTTGGGCCTTTTTCGAGGTGTTAATTGGTGGATTTACCGAATAAGCAGCGGCTTCCTTTTGAGAACCGAACACTTTTCGGTAAATCGGTGTTCTGTACGCGTCAATCGATTTACCTAAAGTCATCAATTCTGCAAGCGTACTCACTGGCTTCGAAATTAGTATTTGCTTATAGTCCGGCCTGAGGTTCCGCTTGAGCACGTCGAGTTTTTCGCTCGGTGTCATGGGAACCGTCATAgcacgaaattttttttccatttcctgGAAATAATCCAGGAAACACTCGTTTCGCATCTACAGGCGCTGGGAAACCTTTGATTTGAGAGCGGCATCAAGTTCCGGATGAACGAAGTTTGCCTTAAGCTCACAAACCAAATGGTTCCAGTTGTAAAGCCTGTTCTGCGATCTCATAGCCCGATACCAAGTGAGAGCGTTGTCAGTGAGTAGGTGCATTGCAGAATTGAACAGCTCCTCCTCAGAAATTTGCTCGCATTGAGCATAATTCTCAACGGAGTCCAGAAATTCATTCAGTCCTAGCCCATCATCTGTCCCAGCGTATTCTCAATTTTCCAATCGGATGCACGCTGTGGTCGACGATTATAATGGTAGCCCGAGCAGGATGGTATTCCATTACCCGTATGATTGGGCAAAGGAAAACGCCCACCTGTCGGGCTTGACTTTCCATTCACATGGTGTTGTGGGGCCTGGGACTGAATGACTGGTAAAGCTGGTTTCGTGTTCCTAATCGGAAGTGACGGACATCGCTCTTTCAGGAAGTCCAGGAGTAACTTTCCCACCACGGTTTGGTTAATTGTGGGCGCCAGTGGTGGATCAGGTACTTCCGGTTCTTCTGGCTCTTCGATTTGGTCCGTCTCACATCTTTCGTCCAGATCGGTCTGCAGATCATTCTCGGGAACGCCAGCTGGCTTAGAATGTACCAGCGCCCGAAGTTCACTGACGGATTCACGAAGTGAGACAACTTCTTGAACCGTCTTTCTTAAAACTGAAGCATGCGTGTTCAGTGAAGCAATCCCGCCCATTAGCATCTGAGTAGCTTCCAAAAGACTATCAGACCTCTCAGCCGCTAGAGCTCTATCCTTTTGGGATTGCTGACGTAAAAGTCGAATCTCGTCCCTTAACTCGCTCAAGATAGACCCAACATCTTCTTCTACGAGCGGACCAGATCCTACACTTTGCAGGGAAATGGGTGCCGTTTGTGATGGTGGCACGTTCATGTCCAGTAAATCTCCCAAATCTGCTCCACCTTCCCCAGTATTTTCAATTGGAGGAAGCACTGCCGACAAATCAAAATGTTCTTGATATGTAGCTGCAACTTCCGCCAACAAACCCAAAATTTCCTGGTTGACCTCCCCTGCTGTGTATTTGTGGATTATCTGGAGTCTAGACACCAGATGGAGTAACCTTGTTCGGTAAACCTCCTTGTTTGGGCATCTATAACGGAGATCTTCCTTAATGGAACTCAACTTCCACAGGCAGATCTCCATTTCTTCCGCAGCATCCCCATGAAACACGCGCAAGTGTTCCACCGGAGACGACCGTTCTTCGGCCAACAATCCCTGTAAACGACGCTGCCGCTGAACCCCCGATGGATCCGAATCAGCCGAGACGACAACATTCCGTCGAAATGCAAATGGTCAACCCGCATCAGCCAATAAGCTCTGTTGAGCTCTTCCACAATCATCGCCATTCTCCCGATGTTCTAGGAAAAGAACTCAAAGGCACAAAGCATAAATATTGACACGGTatgaaactttgtattttttttatttacacacTAACGATTCCCTTTTATTTTAGGAATCTGAGCGGAATTGGAAAAATGTTTCGAATCGGATTCAATTTTAAAGGTTGGCAACCACCTTGACTGGGAAAGACTCAAGCTTTCCacaactcgtctggcagttccaCCAAAACCAACGCAAAATCACCGAttcagaaaacaaaaataataaataaatgtatataaATACTTaataaacaacaacaatatataaatatttaataCGACCGCGAACAATATTGCGGAAGAAACCTCACCACTTGCGTAACAAAAGTTCTAGCAAAAATCCTATTTTCGATAGAGGTACCCCACActcgagaagaaaaaaaatatttttaaaaaaaattatttttttcagtgtggtTTTTGCGCTGTGCGCCAATTATTAGTATGTGTGTACCTCTAAACACTATCAGACTCTTGctagaacacaaaaaaaaaaacaaagaaaacaaataaataaaataaaaacttatcaattttcagttttcctctAGCTGTTGGTGGCGGGAATCTCCAGTTGTGGTCGTCTGGTGTTGCTTCCAAGCTGCTCCTGCTGCAGTCGTCGGCGGGGCTGATGTTTTTTCTGCTCCTTTACAATTAGCCGGGGTAGCGAGAAAATTAGCTTACCCTATTCGGCGAGCCAACACCAAACACAGTCGTACACACGCACTCGATCTACGGGCCAAcggaacaaccttcgttggTCTAATAAAGCGGAACAACCTTCACTTTATTTTCACAAGAGACACAAACTGTAACGAAAACAACAGTTATAAACGCGCACTTCACAACAAACAAACGCCGCGTGTGTCTCTTCCCGTAGTCGAGGCTAAACTCATcatcccgcgatggctgcctatgttgccgaccacaacaaacccgccgagactggattcagcaccactttttcgcagctggaggaaaataccggcctatctatccctaacaattattccacaaacatgacaaaaaaaatatcgaacctaactaacgcgacaatatcgttcacaaacgaaaaaacgaacgaatttaaacgaaaataaacaaacttatgtgaacgatattcagcgcatatggtgacagttgtcatgttgggtacacgctgctgcgggggTGTTCAAGTGCGGGTAATTTTCACTTATACACTCTCTCGCAGCGGTACCCAAAATGAGGGTTACTTTTACGCGTACACGCTATTGCAGCGTTACAcataattaagtaaattttccactcgatgctaaaATTGTAACCGCACTGGTTACAGATGGAAGCTGGGtaccagtgttacgtctgttagtctgtgataaaACTATGTAAAATGAGTGGGTTAGTAACggaaggctgaaactcaaaagacaaacacgaaaggctgaaaagttTGTATCAtatacgaaaggctgaatcataAAAGGCTGAAAGTTTTGTAATTTGAACCAGAATCAAAAATTTTCGTTAGGTGACAAAGTATAATTGTTTTGGTCGCATCTCgataaaacaaaaagtaatttGTTACAATATATGCTTCTGAGGCAAATAAAGGATTAATGGCAATGGAATAGATTAATGGAGAAATGGAAACCTGCCacaaatttgtaaaattactagatttttcgTTGAACATACTGATTTAAAACCATACCAATTCCGCGAGGAATCGACGGCCTTGTCTCCAAGCCTCACCAACCCTAGGGTCACCAACCGCTCACCAACCGCTTCGTATGTCCATACTCATAGATATGCTCGTACCCATAGCTGTATACCTGATGCGGCTTtgccgcataatcgagggcaagggacTGCGGCGGCCCTCAAGGCCAGCACTGCTCCCACagcccgagccggccgccgacccgccgtcggaagcggcggccacgTGCACTCAAACAACTGATCTGTTGGATTTCCTAGGTCTATTCCAAACAtaggggtgatcccctagtttacgtaagaacgagcggtagcgagtaaggacagcattcaccccggacaatcgagttggccaAAGGCCACGAGTGTGCTGCATCATATGTAGTTTTTACTATGAACTTATGTTTAAGTGCAGAAATTGGGCTATTGAATGTTCTCATAGACCGGAAGAGTCTTGGAGGTAAACATCGCATGAAaatagggtcagaattcgtgaaacggatcactaataACGCGATGTCTAttttgcagtggtgggcaccattccgctaattagctaattagcgacgctaacattCAGTTCgcgtttagcgatttcgctaatttttgagctggttagcgaaactgttagcgtcgctaacattttggccttcgaaacgctaatcgctaattcgttaaattttgtagagaagcgacaataggaatatttagaaaaactgtgaattgctgatggcgtacgtaaattgcttcgaaagatgaacatactttactgcgaaagttacttttgtcagttttttaccctagaatggagttctagttatcgtacaagatacaggagcattttgaagaacaagcacaaggtctagattgaattttcggcacactaAGAACTTTGGTAAACTGCAatacgcttgaaattatgacaactttggttctactttttcgattcagataataattgaatttttatgaaaacattcctaagagtatctattttcaatgcaagctaaataacttttgtttttcttgtttttacaaaatcaaatatgaataccgtttcgtgaacctcttactgtaaatagctttaaaaagtctTGTTGGTAATACTCGAACAGAAAGAAAAGACCGGTTTGTAAATGACAGATTTATTTAATCTGTATCTTGGAGCGGTTGAAAATGAACTAACTATTCCTGGGTGAAAATTCTTGCTTCTATACCCTCCCAGGATGTTTATATGTTACCAAAGTAACGACGCTTATGTACAACAGTAGAAGCCGTCAGCCTGGTTGTTATTTACGAGATATCCTCGACAACTCCGATCCTGGCTTTGGTAAAACAACGGGTTGCTGATTTCAcacaaagtaattgttttcgttcgtTTAACCAAAAaggatcaaagtggtccaaatcttacaaaacacgagtaataaatatagcgatatgactatttacatattaaaacgttagcgattagcgaaagttccgctaatgtgggtttagcgtttagcgatcaTCGAgctttccggttagcgacttagcgattagcgtcgctaaattttcgattagcgttgcccaccactgctattttgtttttcaaaaaaatatcaaaaacttcaagagtttcgctctggaagttgattttccaatttttactgaatttgagtaagttttcaaaatgttgtttctttgaaattttcacagcagatgcatcctaagttgtagtttcttaaaatatttttttggacaaaaacatttttaatagtaactttttgaaacaatatgtcgaaaaacaattttctggggcactgaaaaatgtgaaaaaatcacaagtattttcgacaaaatttcgaaactgtaatgaaaattttgagttggtgatattttttgttcaaaggATATGgggtttcaaagttggtgcAGCCACggattttcaagcgagaaacgCCCCTAAACCCACCTTTCTTCAGTTTTCGTATCAAAATTtgcagcatatttaccaaaaGCATTAGTATGGGTGCTCTTAACCcgctggtgcgttttgtacagttctttaactaaattttgcattgttttgtaGTAAAGTGTGTAGGTAGACTTGAGAGTTGTTCGGGGTATAAAGTTTATTGTCTTCGTCGTTAAATCgggtaacagactaagcatattCTGACCGTTCTTCGGCTTAAAATCATTTCCATCAAACTTAGTTTACAAACCTTACAGAATGAAAACATAAATTACAGTAGAACCTTTCTGTTGTGTTTTCCGTAAAAACAGTACATATGAGAAACATCCTCTGGGAAAATGATTTATTCGGAAAATGGTACATTATTTTTCGGGGAAATGTTACATTCGGGGAATCGTTTTTCGGGGAAGTGTTACATTCggtgaaatatttttcggggAAGTGTTACATTCGGGGAAATAATTTTCGGGGAATTGGTACATTCAGGAAAAAATCTTTCGGGGAAATGATCTTCGGGGAATCGGTACATTCGGGGAAATATCTTTCGGGAAAATGGGTTTCGGGATAATGGTTTTCGGGGAATTGTTATACAATCGTTTCCATCATTTAAACTTTACCATCGTACATCTCTAACATATGATGCAGCAATTCTTGGCTGGACTGTTCTAATCCGTTCCGCGGTTGAGCGGTTAGAAAAAAGATTCGTCTTCCCTTTGAAACACAGTTTATTCCGAATATATGATTGTGGATAAcggaaaaataaaagaatagaCAGTGTAATGTGCTATTATTAACAGATTAGTGAAAATTGCTTTATAACTTATGTATACCAAACATATGTGGAGTGTATTATATGAAGCACTTGAATTCCAGGGCTGAGAAGGCAAAGCTCAATTTGGCGAAAAACTTCATATGAATTCTTGAAAATTTTAAGCACTCACATTAGTAAGAAATACTCCCTGTGTTTAATAAAATTGCGTTTGCGAATTTCCGTATTTTTCTGCTGCATGGGTGAAACGCATATTAATTTCTGACAGCAACGCGAATGTCTACTTGACAGGTAACCTTCGTGACCCGTCAGCCAGCAAACCATCAGGCCAGGCAGCAGCAAAAGCATTATAGGCACAACGTGAAAGGAGGAAAAATTTGGTGCTACTGTGGAAAGAACTTTCCATCTTCGGCGCAAAAGTGAATTTTCGttcgaaaaaatcaagcaatCCGCAGGAGCTAACGATTGTGCACGTCGTACAGTGAGCGGAGGTTGTCCACGCGAACTTTGAATTATTCTGCGTGTCGGAAGCCGATCCACAGTGCGAGCGAAAAAAGTGGTTCTTGACTACCGTCCCACCAGTGGTGAAGAGTGGTTAATCATCCATCGCGCACATACACCAACACATAAGAACGTATTTCAGTAGGCGAAGCATTGGAGCAAATTGGAGGAAAAATGGCGTCGATAGATTCTCAAATGAAAAACCGAATGCAAGGTTTTAAAAACAAAGGAAAGGATCAGGAGGTAAGTGTTCCGGTTCGTTCGATAACCTGTTCGTGAGTAGTGTAAAGGAAAACTTCGTTTATAACTTAGTTCTCTTGAAACTGATGAATAGGATTTGTGCGCAATACGAATTTCACAAGAGGGCGGAAAGCACTGGAATTCTTGGGAACAGAAACATTCTGATAAATCATTTGTGATGCGAGCGGTCCGTGAAGTGGACTGCACTTCCAATTGGTATAAATGAATAATCATATTGGAGAAAAATGATGATTTTGACCTTTCGACTGCTGGCCGTCAACTCGCACCTATACAACAATAGTAGAGCAGATGCTGAGCCAGACAGCAAAAAGAACAAACGCAATAATTCGGGTTGAAGGTGGAAGCAGATGGTAGTCGGtgacaaaaaaagaaaacaaaaaggtGAAGGAAAATATGAACCGACAACCTTCGTTTGGGTCGAACAAAATCTCTGGGCGTAGAATTTTTGGTTGGGTTACACTCGATTGCCTTATGAACACATAATGCCAAATATTGTTAAATGGTGAACAATAATTATTTATTACAGTTATTGTTTTTCCGCAATAAATTTtggttaacatttttgattaggTACTTTAATCGGAAAATCAAACTTTCAATCGAAAACTGAACAGTGTAGGAAGAAAATCTGTATCTGTATATTTCAGAAATTCTAGATCATATATTATCGTAAACAagaatagattttttgaaaggtTGCATAATGGGTACGGCAGAAACGTTAATTGCATTCATTGACTGGTAAGTTGAAGTTGAAGCAATGTGAAGGTTGCAATTACTATAAAAACACTGCAATATTGAAACTGCAAAAAGCCGTACATTTCCATGGATCAATTTTATTCCAAATACGGCAAACTCAATTAACACGTAAATGCATTTTATGGATAACTAATATGTAGTGTAATGCAGTGGTTCTATTTCTGTAAGTttgcttattttattttttctttaaattaaaaacatGTTGCTCAATATGGACCAATTCAAGCCCTTTGATGAATTGACACattttactcatttttacactttATAGGAGATGCGTCGTCGTCGTAATGAGGTGACAGTCGAATTGCGCAAGAACAAACGCGAAGAAACGATCCTCAAGCGTCGCAATGTGCCCCAAACTACAACCGAATCGACAGATGAAGATGACTACACATCGCCATCCAACCTGAAGAAGCTGGTTGAGAAGGCAGGAAACAGCTCCGACAAGGACGAACAGCTTGCAGCAGTACAGTCGGCACGGCGTTTACTTTCCTCAGATCGAAACCCGCCAATTGATGCGCTGATACAGAGTGGAATATTGCCAATCCTGGTCAGTTGTCTGGAACGGGACGATAACCATTTGCTGCAGTTTGAAGCCGCTTGGGCTTTGACAAATATTGCTTCAGGAACTTCGGCACAGACTAACCAAGTAGTTCGCGCTAATGCAGTGCCACTTTTCCTGCGTTTACTTGGCTCTCCTGCACCAAACGTATGTGAGCAGGCCGTTTGGGCGCTTGGCAACATCATTGGTGACGGACCATGTCTACGAGACTTCGTGATCAAACTAGGGGTTGTCCAGCCACTTTTGTCATTTATCAAACCGGAGATTCCAATACCGTTTCTGCGAAATGTCACCTGGGTTATTGTCAATCTGTGTCGCAACAAGGATCCCCCGCCACCGGTCGATACAATCCTAGAGATTCTACCAGCGTTGAATATGCTAATTCATCATACCGACATAAACATCCTTGTCGATACCGTGTGGGCTCTCAGTTATTTGACCGACGGAGGCAACGAACAAATTCAGCTCGTAATAGACAGTGGCGTAGTGCCGAAGTTAATCCCTCTCTTATCGCACGTTGAAGTCAAAGTACAGACAGCGGCTTTGCGGGCTGTTGGTAACATTGTCACCGGTTCAGATGATCAAACACAGGTATATCACTATTCTAACGTTTTAAATGCTAAACCTATGCTTAAGCTTACACTGTCAATTTAGGTTGTATTGAATTGCGACGCCCTGTCTCATTTCCCCTCGTTGTTGAGCCATGCGAAGGATAAGATTCGCAAAGAAGCGGTTTGGTTTTTGTCTAACATCACGGCTGGCAACCAGACGCAGGTGCAGGCAGTCATCGACGCCGGTCTTTTGCCCAAGATCATCGAAAATCTCACCAAGGGCGAGTTCCAGACTCAGAAGGAAGCAGCATGGGCGATCAGTAACCTGACGATAAGTGGAAACCGTGAACAGGTGGCACAGTTAATCAAAGACGGAGCCATACCACCCTTCTGCAATCTGCTTATCTGCAAGGACACTCAAGTGATCAACGTAAGCAGATAATTGTAACTGATCTTGTCGGTGTTGATTTATTGTAACAAAACTTTCAATAATAACAAACAGGTGATCTTAGATGGCATCAACAATATGCTGAAACTGGCCGGACCACACACGGAGGAAATAGCCAACATGATCGAGGAATGCGACGGTGTTTCGAAAATTGAAATCCTGCAAAATCATGAAAACATTGAAATCTATAAACTGGCGTATGATATTATCGAGCAGTTCTTCTCGGATGAGGTGAGTTGGGGAAATGCACTGTCAAATTCCGGCCAGCGATTAAAACTTCCCCGCTTTTATTTCAGACCGACGAAGCTGTTTTGGACGAACTGAGACCTGCTGCCGACGAGAATGCGTTCCAGTTTAATCAAAATCCTAATGTGCCCAGAGATGGGTTCAACTTTTAAAACAGATCAGCAGAATCAACCACGCAGGCACGACTACAGATAGCAGTTGTTGATTGGTAAATGGAACTGATAACCGGAAACACTATCGACTACTATATCTTCCTCTGAAATCCTACACACCTTGCTTAGGTTTTGTAACTTGACAAACCAGTCACCAGctcttgttcttttttttttctcaacctGCACCATTGAATCAGCTCAGTTAATCTGATCAGTTGCCAGACAAACGACAAGTTGAGCGCTTGGATGAGCAAGCAAGTAAGCTAGTTATCTTAGGATTCACTTCAAATCTTATTGAAAGAAGCAAGTTAATAATATCTATTTATTATATAAATCACAAACAGtaaatcaacaacaacaacaacaaaaatcagTGCTGAGAAGACAGTTTAGCATTAACTGACGAGGAAACAGCAATACCATCATTAgtcaaacacacacatacactcactCACACAGCCCATATGAAGACgcttatacatacatacatacaaacacgTGACCGTTGGAAgaatttctaacttttttttaattgtaaaaaaaagaaaaatgtagGCGGATTTAAAGTTCCTTCCCTTCTTCTATTCTAAGAATAGGGCGTTTCTTGTAGGAAGATTTttatgtctatttaaaaaacaaacagtTGTCAGTGTTTATTTTTAGAAACACTTTAATCCTATCGATGCGTAATCATGCTGGTAGGAGGAGTCAAACGGGAGTTCAGTTGTTCTTATCATGTTCCCGCCCTTTAGGAAGAAGGGAAGGAGTGTTACGAGAATATAACAAAATTTCACAACATAAAGCATGATTTGATACTCGATCACAAATGTTGAGAATGGAAAAACGcgcattttgctgtttttttttattaggagGAACGGGCTGACAGGCGTTGAAAAATATAGTCGAATTAAAGCATTAGGGAAATGTTGCTTTCAAAAAAATCAGGATCCATTCGCTGGAAAGGAGAACATATATTTCCATGTataaaggcatatttttttatatacttATAAACACTACTCGGATCGAAATAAACCAATGGACTGTA from Wyeomyia smithii strain HCP4-BCI-WySm-NY-G18 chromosome 3, ASM2978416v1, whole genome shotgun sequence encodes the following:
- the LOC129730402 gene encoding importin subunit alpha-3, with the protein product MASIDSQMKNRMQGFKNKGKDQEEMRRRRNEVTVELRKNKREETILKRRNVPQTTTESTDEDDYTSPSNLKKLVEKAGNSSDKDEQLAAVQSARRLLSSDRNPPIDALIQSGILPILVSCLERDDNHLLQFEAAWALTNIASGTSAQTNQVVRANAVPLFLRLLGSPAPNVCEQAVWALGNIIGDGPCLRDFVIKLGVVQPLLSFIKPEIPIPFLRNVTWVIVNLCRNKDPPPPVDTILEILPALNMLIHHTDINILVDTVWALSYLTDGGNEQIQLVIDSGVVPKLIPLLSHVEVKVQTAALRAVGNIVTGSDDQTQVVLNCDALSHFPSLLSHAKDKIRKEAVWFLSNITAGNQTQVQAVIDAGLLPKIIENLTKGEFQTQKEAAWAISNLTISGNREQVAQLIKDGAIPPFCNLLICKDTQVINVILDGINNMLKLAGPHTEEIANMIEECDGVSKIEILQNHENIEIYKLAYDIIEQFFSDETDEAVLDELRPAADENAFQFNQNPNVPRDGFNF